In Mytilus edulis chromosome 4, xbMytEdul2.2, whole genome shotgun sequence, the following proteins share a genomic window:
- the LOC139519963 gene encoding uncharacterized protein, translating to MPNKRNAVGSPSRAMGKKRRTTSRTGGKKVQPEEIAQKKDGADRRRSAKKTKEVGHVVAEVPEENTDISSGNESEEDARAFPSLRHEIANNSIDFTPSQESSVHDTVGEHVSFKIKEKIWEGKFIELHSLLRTQKEMEEVDEGDLKLKRGKICIEKRSSGVYLSINEWTSAFMIFMSVYIEKYNTRAQELLKYMRDIRLAATRSENWATYDEQFRLKIEKNPNLSWGNIHGEYWLLHITSPTVHNSVSVQSQGYRTDTQNRGNYNSNAATLPNNRTHQKSQVPRFYGLLEVPLFIGPT from the coding sequence ATGCCTAACAAGAGAAATGCCGTTGGATCGCCATCAAGGGCCATGGGGAAGAAAAGAAGAACGACCAGCAGGACAGGAGGAAAGAAAGTGCAGCCCGAAGAAATTGCCCAAAAGAAAGACGGAGCTGACCGGAGAAGATCTGCCAAGAAAACAAAAGAGGTCGGACATGTGGTGGCAGAAGTACCTGAGGAAAATACTGATATCTCATCAGGTAATGAGTCGGAGGAAGATGCACGGGCATTCCCCTCTTTAAGACACGAAATTGCAAATAATTCCATTGATTTCACTCCGTCACAAGAATCTAGCGTTCATGACACAGTGGGGGAACACgtgtcttttaaaattaaagaaaaaatttgGGAGGGAAAATTTATAGAGCTTCATTCTCTTTTGAGAACGCAAAAAGAAATGGAAGAGGTTGACGAGggcgatttgaaattaaaaagggggaaaatttgcattgaaaaaagatcGTCGGGGGtttatttgtcaataaatgaatggACTTCAGCATTCATGATTTTTATGAGTGTCTACATTGAGAAATACAACACACGGGCAcaggaattgttaaaatatatgcgcGATATAAGATTAGCGGCAACTAGGTCAGAAAACTGGGCTACCTATGACGAGCAAtttaggctaaaaatagaaaagaatccTAATTTATCTTGGGGAAATATACACGGTGAATATTGGCTATTACACATCACATCTCCCACAGTACACAACAGTGTGTCAGTGCAATCACAGGGTTATAGAACAGATACACAAAATCGTGGTAATTATAACTCAAATGCAGCTACACTtccaaacaatagaacacatcaAAAATCACAG
- the LOC139519965 gene encoding uncharacterized protein isoform X3, translating to MGCGDSKSSSGQTPRGGQPQQQQQRAPNKFDRALYGGRAAAKWKRAVAEKNASVKGSQNSTSEKDARNRNAKKGKRNQAVKEPVNEKGYKKRIRENLRQAATGSDIEEIEHAIELFEKNKLEDNGDLEDAQERLEFLYLRKEIRDAILRRHPGILDKAIANVQSSQYRSELMHYLENAKALKLHLTELNRFSHDILKMQQETISELRSYINPPAGVKEVMKSTYLIIGYEESKLKEWADIQILLGRHGREKLLREVEKADTVNLDEHTCKRVEQLQKDFTIDDIRSVSNGAATFYLWNQNMSRKYSKDKQRSAGSNPPPAANRKKNKG from the exons ATGGGATGTGGTGATTCTAAATCTTCATCTGGGCAAACTCCAAGAGGAGGACAAccgcaacaacaacaacaacgaGCACCTAATAAGTTTGATAGG GCCCTTTACGGGGGACGAGCTGCTGCTAAATGG aAAAGAGCTGTAGCGGAGAAAAATGCGTCCGTCAAAGGTAGCCAAAACTCTACATCTGAGAAAGACGCTAGAAACAGAAATGCTAAGAAAGGGAAAAGAAACCAGGCTGTAAAGGAACCAGTCAACGAAAAGGGATACAAG AAAAGAATACGTGAAAATCTCCGACAAGCGGCAACAGGCTCAGATATTGAAGAAATCGAACACGCCATTGAATTGTTTGAGAAAAATAAACTAGAAGATAATGGTGATTTAGAGGATGCACAAGAACGATTAGAATTCTTATACTTGCGGAAAG aAATAAGAGACGCTATATTAAGAAGACATCCGGGAATTTTAGATAAAGCTATTGCAAATGTGCAGTCATCACAGTATCGTTCAGAACTAATGCATTATTTAGAAAATGCGAAGGCATTAAAGCTGCATTTAACAGAACTGAACCGTTTTAGTCATGATATTTTGAAAATGCAACAAGAAACAATATCAGAACTGCGTAGTTACATAAACCCACCTGCAGGGGTCAAAGAGGTCATGAAGAGCACATATTTGATTATTGGATATGAGGAGTCTAAATTAAAG gaatGGGCTGATATACAAATTCTTCTAGGACGTCACGGAAGAGAAAAACTTCTTAGAGAGGTAGAAAAAGCAGACACTGTCAACTTAGATGAACATACATGCAAACGAGTAGAACAATTACAAAAAGATTTTACTATCGACGATATCAGGAGTGTGAGTAATGGTGCTGCAACCTTCTATTTATGG AATCAAAATATGTCAAGAAAATACAGTAAAGACAAACAAAGATCTGCAGGTTCCAATCCACCTCCAGCAGCCAACAGAAAGAAGAATAAAGGATAG
- the LOC139519964 gene encoding uncharacterized protein isoform X2 — MAESKTAYELKDIPLVKSVVGVYSRTKSSNFFLTYSCSATEKSLNFLVESIVERTGCGDIADTVVSGFVASLKETYPALQKTPEKIYKKTKRKTSKYIKHGAQTVLRTCAGQTFLAGVDALTNVSDLAYKRLKEQNRAAANMSKSEKHAQTEMMSPTKTSRGQQTKLTGGGDKWTREDDQHIQPSFTLSYIVMFPLALLIRFLRVIQRKLHAIADRPSGTRKSSRRKLDRPPLTPEKVEEIECRRKVSPRKRLNSSILGNIKSVAFRMLGFQTSCVKQTDIRQFLTCSKHGPFNMSPLMDSEDAEKKRKHDDILSDDSSTDDEDLVNMDLKNYVSDEDPDYEPTDEDESDSSIDSDEEEDESDFDTVELGEGGLVEIKDKENVTPMKNKSKEPEKKPMKENVEKQKELKEKASPKKAVLSPKKQPSSNVQPAIITNKSPVKQVSGKDEKKDSNHNQKFNDQSKPSESGNKQSNTGSNTSNIGNNEKHQGNKKS; from the exons ATGGCAGAATCTAAAACAGCCTATGAACTGAAAGATATACCACTGGTCAAAAGCGTAGTTGGGGTTTACTCACGAACGAAATCCTCAAACTTCTttttgacctatagttgttcggCGACAGAGAAAAGTCTTAATTTTTTAGTAGAATCGATTGTTGAAAGAACCGGTTGTG GTGATATAGCTGATACTGTTGTCAGTGGATTCGTCGCCTCACTGAAGGAAACCTACCCAGCCCTACAGAAAACCCCAGAAAAG ATTTACAAAAAGACCAAACGGAAAACATCAAAATACATAAAACACGGTGCTCAGACTGTTCTGAGAACTTGTGCTGGACAGACTTTCCTTGCTGGAGTTGATGCTCTAACTAACGTGTCAGATCTCGCATACAAACGTCTCAAAGAACAGAATCGAGCGGCAGCGAACATGTCAAAATCTGAAAAACACGCACAAACCGAGATGATGTCACCAACTAAGACGAGCCGTGGACAGCAGACAAAATTGACAGGAGGAGGCGACAAATGG aCACGTGAAGATGACCAGCATATTCAACCCTCGTTTACTCTATCGTACATTGTTATGTTTCCACTGGCATTGTTG ATACGCTTTTTGAGAGTCATACAGAGGAAGCTACATGCCATAGCAGATCGGCCATCAGGAACAAGAAAATCTTCAAGACGTAAATTAGATCGACCTCCGCTGACGCCAGAGAAAGTAGAGGAGATTGAATGTAGAAGAAAG GTTTCTCCGAGAAAACGACTAAACAGTTCCATCCTAGGCAATATCAAAAGTGTAGCTTTCAGAATGTTAGGATTTCAAACCAGTTGTGTCAAACAAACTGACATTAGGCAGTTTCTGACCTGTAGTAAACATG GACCTTTCAACATGTCGCCATTAATGGATAGTGAAGATGCTGAGAAAAAACGTAAACATGATGATATTCTGTCGGATGATAGTTCTACTGATGACGAAGACCTCGTCAACATGGACTTGAAAAACTATGTGTCTGATGAAGATCCAGATTATGAG CCGACAGATGAAGACGAGTCTGACAGCAGCATCGATTCTGACGAAGAGGAAGACGAAAGTGACTTTGATACGGTAGAACTTGGAGAAGGTGGATTAGTAGAAATCAAAGATAAG GAAAACGTAACGCCAATGAAGAATAAAAGTAAAGAACCAGAAAAAAAGCCAATGAAAGAAAATGTTGAAAAACAGAAAGAATTGAAAGAAAAGGCATCTCCAAAGAAGGCTGTGCTATCCCCAAAGAAACAGCCAAGTTCAAACGTCCAACCTGCTATAATAACGAATAAGTCCCCAGTTAAACAAGTCAGTGGTAAAGATGAAAAGAAAGATTCAAATCACAACCAGAAGTTCAATGACCAATCAAAACCGTCCGAATCTGGGAACAAGCAATCAAACACCGGATCGAACACGTCAAACATAGGGAATAACGAAAAACATCAAGGGAACAAGAAATCATAA
- the LOC139519964 gene encoding muscle M-line assembly protein unc-89-like isoform X1 produces the protein MAESKTAYELKDIPLVKSVVGVYSRTKSSNFFLTYSCSATEKSLNFLVESIVERTGCGDIADTVVSGFVASLKETYPALQKTPEKIYKKTKRKTSKYIKHGAQTVLRTCAGQTFLAGVDALTNVSDLAYKRLKEQNRAAANMSKSEKHAQTEMMSPTKTSRGQQTKLTGGGDKWVKKLTREDDQHIQPSFTLSYIVMFPLALLIRFLRVIQRKLHAIADRPSGTRKSSRRKLDRPPLTPEKVEEIECRRKVSPRKRLNSSILGNIKSVAFRMLGFQTSCVKQTDIRQFLTCSKHGPFNMSPLMDSEDAEKKRKHDDILSDDSSTDDEDLVNMDLKNYVSDEDPDYEPTDEDESDSSIDSDEEEDESDFDTVELGEGGLVEIKDKENVTPMKNKSKEPEKKPMKENVEKQKELKEKASPKKAVLSPKKQPSSNVQPAIITNKSPVKQVSGKDEKKDSNHNQKFNDQSKPSESGNKQSNTGSNTSNIGNNEKHQGNKKS, from the exons ATGGCAGAATCTAAAACAGCCTATGAACTGAAAGATATACCACTGGTCAAAAGCGTAGTTGGGGTTTACTCACGAACGAAATCCTCAAACTTCTttttgacctatagttgttcggCGACAGAGAAAAGTCTTAATTTTTTAGTAGAATCGATTGTTGAAAGAACCGGTTGTG GTGATATAGCTGATACTGTTGTCAGTGGATTCGTCGCCTCACTGAAGGAAACCTACCCAGCCCTACAGAAAACCCCAGAAAAG ATTTACAAAAAGACCAAACGGAAAACATCAAAATACATAAAACACGGTGCTCAGACTGTTCTGAGAACTTGTGCTGGACAGACTTTCCTTGCTGGAGTTGATGCTCTAACTAACGTGTCAGATCTCGCATACAAACGTCTCAAAGAACAGAATCGAGCGGCAGCGAACATGTCAAAATCTGAAAAACACGCACAAACCGAGATGATGTCACCAACTAAGACGAGCCGTGGACAGCAGACAAAATTGACAGGAGGAGGCGACAAATGGGTAAAGAAACTT aCACGTGAAGATGACCAGCATATTCAACCCTCGTTTACTCTATCGTACATTGTTATGTTTCCACTGGCATTGTTG ATACGCTTTTTGAGAGTCATACAGAGGAAGCTACATGCCATAGCAGATCGGCCATCAGGAACAAGAAAATCTTCAAGACGTAAATTAGATCGACCTCCGCTGACGCCAGAGAAAGTAGAGGAGATTGAATGTAGAAGAAAG GTTTCTCCGAGAAAACGACTAAACAGTTCCATCCTAGGCAATATCAAAAGTGTAGCTTTCAGAATGTTAGGATTTCAAACCAGTTGTGTCAAACAAACTGACATTAGGCAGTTTCTGACCTGTAGTAAACATG GACCTTTCAACATGTCGCCATTAATGGATAGTGAAGATGCTGAGAAAAAACGTAAACATGATGATATTCTGTCGGATGATAGTTCTACTGATGACGAAGACCTCGTCAACATGGACTTGAAAAACTATGTGTCTGATGAAGATCCAGATTATGAG CCGACAGATGAAGACGAGTCTGACAGCAGCATCGATTCTGACGAAGAGGAAGACGAAAGTGACTTTGATACGGTAGAACTTGGAGAAGGTGGATTAGTAGAAATCAAAGATAAG GAAAACGTAACGCCAATGAAGAATAAAAGTAAAGAACCAGAAAAAAAGCCAATGAAAGAAAATGTTGAAAAACAGAAAGAATTGAAAGAAAAGGCATCTCCAAAGAAGGCTGTGCTATCCCCAAAGAAACAGCCAAGTTCAAACGTCCAACCTGCTATAATAACGAATAAGTCCCCAGTTAAACAAGTCAGTGGTAAAGATGAAAAGAAAGATTCAAATCACAACCAGAAGTTCAATGACCAATCAAAACCGTCCGAATCTGGGAACAAGCAATCAAACACCGGATCGAACACGTCAAACATAGGGAATAACGAAAAACATCAAGGGAACAAGAAATCATAA
- the LOC139519964 gene encoding muscle M-line assembly protein unc-89-like isoform X3, with product MSTIHTLFRQIELTCEVKLEWSVTGDIADTVVSGFVASLKETYPALQKTPEKIYKKTKRKTSKYIKHGAQTVLRTCAGQTFLAGVDALTNVSDLAYKRLKEQNRAAANMSKSEKHAQTEMMSPTKTSRGQQTKLTGGGDKWVKKLTREDDQHIQPSFTLSYIVMFPLALLIRFLRVIQRKLHAIADRPSGTRKSSRRKLDRPPLTPEKVEEIECRRKVSPRKRLNSSILGNIKSVAFRMLGFQTSCVKQTDIRQFLTCSKHGPFNMSPLMDSEDAEKKRKHDDILSDDSSTDDEDLVNMDLKNYVSDEDPDYEPTDEDESDSSIDSDEEEDESDFDTVELGEGGLVEIKDKENVTPMKNKSKEPEKKPMKENVEKQKELKEKASPKKAVLSPKKQPSSNVQPAIITNKSPVKQVSGKDEKKDSNHNQKFNDQSKPSESGNKQSNTGSNTSNIGNNEKHQGNKKS from the exons atgtcaacaATACACACGTTATTCCGGCAAATCGAACTCACCTGTGAAGTAAAATTGGAATGGTCCGTCACAG GTGATATAGCTGATACTGTTGTCAGTGGATTCGTCGCCTCACTGAAGGAAACCTACCCAGCCCTACAGAAAACCCCAGAAAAG ATTTACAAAAAGACCAAACGGAAAACATCAAAATACATAAAACACGGTGCTCAGACTGTTCTGAGAACTTGTGCTGGACAGACTTTCCTTGCTGGAGTTGATGCTCTAACTAACGTGTCAGATCTCGCATACAAACGTCTCAAAGAACAGAATCGAGCGGCAGCGAACATGTCAAAATCTGAAAAACACGCACAAACCGAGATGATGTCACCAACTAAGACGAGCCGTGGACAGCAGACAAAATTGACAGGAGGAGGCGACAAATGGGTAAAGAAACTT aCACGTGAAGATGACCAGCATATTCAACCCTCGTTTACTCTATCGTACATTGTTATGTTTCCACTGGCATTGTTG ATACGCTTTTTGAGAGTCATACAGAGGAAGCTACATGCCATAGCAGATCGGCCATCAGGAACAAGAAAATCTTCAAGACGTAAATTAGATCGACCTCCGCTGACGCCAGAGAAAGTAGAGGAGATTGAATGTAGAAGAAAG GTTTCTCCGAGAAAACGACTAAACAGTTCCATCCTAGGCAATATCAAAAGTGTAGCTTTCAGAATGTTAGGATTTCAAACCAGTTGTGTCAAACAAACTGACATTAGGCAGTTTCTGACCTGTAGTAAACATG GACCTTTCAACATGTCGCCATTAATGGATAGTGAAGATGCTGAGAAAAAACGTAAACATGATGATATTCTGTCGGATGATAGTTCTACTGATGACGAAGACCTCGTCAACATGGACTTGAAAAACTATGTGTCTGATGAAGATCCAGATTATGAG CCGACAGATGAAGACGAGTCTGACAGCAGCATCGATTCTGACGAAGAGGAAGACGAAAGTGACTTTGATACGGTAGAACTTGGAGAAGGTGGATTAGTAGAAATCAAAGATAAG GAAAACGTAACGCCAATGAAGAATAAAAGTAAAGAACCAGAAAAAAAGCCAATGAAAGAAAATGTTGAAAAACAGAAAGAATTGAAAGAAAAGGCATCTCCAAAGAAGGCTGTGCTATCCCCAAAGAAACAGCCAAGTTCAAACGTCCAACCTGCTATAATAACGAATAAGTCCCCAGTTAAACAAGTCAGTGGTAAAGATGAAAAGAAAGATTCAAATCACAACCAGAAGTTCAATGACCAATCAAAACCGTCCGAATCTGGGAACAAGCAATCAAACACCGGATCGAACACGTCAAACATAGGGAATAACGAAAAACATCAAGGGAACAAGAAATCATAA
- the LOC139519965 gene encoding uncharacterized protein isoform X4, which translates to MGCGDSKSSSGQTPRGGQPQQQQQRAPNKFDRKRAVAEKNASVKGSQNSTSEKDARNRNAKKGKRNQAVKEPVNEKGYKKRIRENLRQAATGSDIEEIEHAIELFEKNKLEDNGDLEDAQERLEFLYLRKEIRDAILRRHPGILDKAIANVQSSQYRSELMHYLENAKALKLHLTELNRFSHDILKMQQETISELRSYINPPAGVKEVMKSTYLIIGYEESKLKEWADIQILLGRHGREKLLREVEKADTVNLDEHTCKRVEQLQKDFTIDDIRSVSNGAATFYLWNQNMSRKYSKDKQRSAGSNPPPAANRKKNKG; encoded by the exons ATGGGATGTGGTGATTCTAAATCTTCATCTGGGCAAACTCCAAGAGGAGGACAAccgcaacaacaacaacaacgaGCACCTAATAAGTTTGATAGG aAAAGAGCTGTAGCGGAGAAAAATGCGTCCGTCAAAGGTAGCCAAAACTCTACATCTGAGAAAGACGCTAGAAACAGAAATGCTAAGAAAGGGAAAAGAAACCAGGCTGTAAAGGAACCAGTCAACGAAAAGGGATACAAG AAAAGAATACGTGAAAATCTCCGACAAGCGGCAACAGGCTCAGATATTGAAGAAATCGAACACGCCATTGAATTGTTTGAGAAAAATAAACTAGAAGATAATGGTGATTTAGAGGATGCACAAGAACGATTAGAATTCTTATACTTGCGGAAAG aAATAAGAGACGCTATATTAAGAAGACATCCGGGAATTTTAGATAAAGCTATTGCAAATGTGCAGTCATCACAGTATCGTTCAGAACTAATGCATTATTTAGAAAATGCGAAGGCATTAAAGCTGCATTTAACAGAACTGAACCGTTTTAGTCATGATATTTTGAAAATGCAACAAGAAACAATATCAGAACTGCGTAGTTACATAAACCCACCTGCAGGGGTCAAAGAGGTCATGAAGAGCACATATTTGATTATTGGATATGAGGAGTCTAAATTAAAG gaatGGGCTGATATACAAATTCTTCTAGGACGTCACGGAAGAGAAAAACTTCTTAGAGAGGTAGAAAAAGCAGACACTGTCAACTTAGATGAACATACATGCAAACGAGTAGAACAATTACAAAAAGATTTTACTATCGACGATATCAGGAGTGTGAGTAATGGTGCTGCAACCTTCTATTTATGG AATCAAAATATGTCAAGAAAATACAGTAAAGACAAACAAAGATCTGCAGGTTCCAATCCACCTCCAGCAGCCAACAGAAAGAAGAATAAAGGATAG
- the LOC139519965 gene encoding uncharacterized protein isoform X1, translating into MGCGDSKSSSGQTPRGGQPQQQQQRAPNKFDRLSEIDSQSTKTQNSTALYGGRAAAKWKRAVAEKNASVKGSQNSTSEKDARNRNAKKGKRNQAVKEPVNEKGYKKRIRENLRQAATGSDIEEIEHAIELFEKNKLEDNGDLEDAQERLEFLYLRKEIRDAILRRHPGILDKAIANVQSSQYRSELMHYLENAKALKLHLTELNRFSHDILKMQQETISELRSYINPPAGVKEVMKSTYLIIGYEESKLKEWADIQILLGRHGREKLLREVEKADTVNLDEHTCKRVEQLQKDFTIDDIRSVSNGAATFYLWNQNMSRKYSKDKQRSAGSNPPPAANRKKNKG; encoded by the exons ATGGGATGTGGTGATTCTAAATCTTCATCTGGGCAAACTCCAAGAGGAGGACAAccgcaacaacaacaacaacgaGCACCTAATAAGTTTGATAGG CTTTCAGAAATAGACAGTCAGTCAACTAAAACTCAGAACAGTACG GCCCTTTACGGGGGACGAGCTGCTGCTAAATGG aAAAGAGCTGTAGCGGAGAAAAATGCGTCCGTCAAAGGTAGCCAAAACTCTACATCTGAGAAAGACGCTAGAAACAGAAATGCTAAGAAAGGGAAAAGAAACCAGGCTGTAAAGGAACCAGTCAACGAAAAGGGATACAAG AAAAGAATACGTGAAAATCTCCGACAAGCGGCAACAGGCTCAGATATTGAAGAAATCGAACACGCCATTGAATTGTTTGAGAAAAATAAACTAGAAGATAATGGTGATTTAGAGGATGCACAAGAACGATTAGAATTCTTATACTTGCGGAAAG aAATAAGAGACGCTATATTAAGAAGACATCCGGGAATTTTAGATAAAGCTATTGCAAATGTGCAGTCATCACAGTATCGTTCAGAACTAATGCATTATTTAGAAAATGCGAAGGCATTAAAGCTGCATTTAACAGAACTGAACCGTTTTAGTCATGATATTTTGAAAATGCAACAAGAAACAATATCAGAACTGCGTAGTTACATAAACCCACCTGCAGGGGTCAAAGAGGTCATGAAGAGCACATATTTGATTATTGGATATGAGGAGTCTAAATTAAAG gaatGGGCTGATATACAAATTCTTCTAGGACGTCACGGAAGAGAAAAACTTCTTAGAGAGGTAGAAAAAGCAGACACTGTCAACTTAGATGAACATACATGCAAACGAGTAGAACAATTACAAAAAGATTTTACTATCGACGATATCAGGAGTGTGAGTAATGGTGCTGCAACCTTCTATTTATGG AATCAAAATATGTCAAGAAAATACAGTAAAGACAAACAAAGATCTGCAGGTTCCAATCCACCTCCAGCAGCCAACAGAAAGAAGAATAAAGGATAG
- the LOC139519965 gene encoding uncharacterized protein isoform X2 produces the protein MGCGDSKSSSGQTPRGGQPQQQQQRAPNKFDRLSEIDSQSTKTQNSTKRAVAEKNASVKGSQNSTSEKDARNRNAKKGKRNQAVKEPVNEKGYKKRIRENLRQAATGSDIEEIEHAIELFEKNKLEDNGDLEDAQERLEFLYLRKEIRDAILRRHPGILDKAIANVQSSQYRSELMHYLENAKALKLHLTELNRFSHDILKMQQETISELRSYINPPAGVKEVMKSTYLIIGYEESKLKEWADIQILLGRHGREKLLREVEKADTVNLDEHTCKRVEQLQKDFTIDDIRSVSNGAATFYLWNQNMSRKYSKDKQRSAGSNPPPAANRKKNKG, from the exons ATGGGATGTGGTGATTCTAAATCTTCATCTGGGCAAACTCCAAGAGGAGGACAAccgcaacaacaacaacaacgaGCACCTAATAAGTTTGATAGG CTTTCAGAAATAGACAGTCAGTCAACTAAAACTCAGAACAGTACG aAAAGAGCTGTAGCGGAGAAAAATGCGTCCGTCAAAGGTAGCCAAAACTCTACATCTGAGAAAGACGCTAGAAACAGAAATGCTAAGAAAGGGAAAAGAAACCAGGCTGTAAAGGAACCAGTCAACGAAAAGGGATACAAG AAAAGAATACGTGAAAATCTCCGACAAGCGGCAACAGGCTCAGATATTGAAGAAATCGAACACGCCATTGAATTGTTTGAGAAAAATAAACTAGAAGATAATGGTGATTTAGAGGATGCACAAGAACGATTAGAATTCTTATACTTGCGGAAAG aAATAAGAGACGCTATATTAAGAAGACATCCGGGAATTTTAGATAAAGCTATTGCAAATGTGCAGTCATCACAGTATCGTTCAGAACTAATGCATTATTTAGAAAATGCGAAGGCATTAAAGCTGCATTTAACAGAACTGAACCGTTTTAGTCATGATATTTTGAAAATGCAACAAGAAACAATATCAGAACTGCGTAGTTACATAAACCCACCTGCAGGGGTCAAAGAGGTCATGAAGAGCACATATTTGATTATTGGATATGAGGAGTCTAAATTAAAG gaatGGGCTGATATACAAATTCTTCTAGGACGTCACGGAAGAGAAAAACTTCTTAGAGAGGTAGAAAAAGCAGACACTGTCAACTTAGATGAACATACATGCAAACGAGTAGAACAATTACAAAAAGATTTTACTATCGACGATATCAGGAGTGTGAGTAATGGTGCTGCAACCTTCTATTTATGG AATCAAAATATGTCAAGAAAATACAGTAAAGACAAACAAAGATCTGCAGGTTCCAATCCACCTCCAGCAGCCAACAGAAAGAAGAATAAAGGATAG